In Flavobacteriales bacterium, the sequence TTTTGCGAACTCAGCGCTATCTTGGCGTCTTTGCGGTTCATTATCATCCAACACTTCCTTCCAGCGAAATCGCTAGTAGTTTCTGCGCTTCCACGGCAAATTCCATTGGAAGCTTGTTCAACACTTCTTTACAATATCCATTCACGATAAGGCCGATGGCCTGCTCGGTGTCCAAACCACGCTGATTGCAGTAGAAGATCTGATCTTCTCCAA encodes:
- a CDS encoding SufD family Fe-S cluster assembly protein yields the protein GEDQIFYCNQRGLDTEQAIGLIVNGYCKEVLNKLPMEFAVEAQKLLAISLEGSVG